Proteins from a single region of Elusimicrobiota bacterium:
- the miaA gene encoding tRNA (adenosine(37)-N6)-dimethylallyltransferase MiaA, whose translation MSAPKSEVIAVVGPTASGKTELALALARRLDGEILSADMGQLYRLLDAGTAKPAGRWEDGPGGKVFLVEGTPYHLVDALDPAEETDAGAYARRASAVLEDVLRRGRRPIVCGGTGLYVRALLEGLAPLPPRDPALRAELERRAAAEGRAALHAELERRDPDAARAIPPNNLQRVVRALEVCALTGKPFSALAVRPPAGERRAEYLAVERSPAELRERIRARTQEMFPRMVEEVRRLVPTRLRGDEPGFRCLGYPEAVACAAGRLAPAEGLAGMLRATLAYAKRQRTWFRGQTDARWLAPDADLDALAGELR comes from the coding sequence ATGTCCGCGCCGAAATCTGAAGTGATCGCGGTCGTCGGCCCCACCGCCTCGGGGAAGACGGAGCTCGCCCTCGCCCTCGCGCGGCGCCTCGACGGAGAGATCCTCTCGGCGGACATGGGGCAGCTCTATCGCCTCCTCGACGCCGGCACGGCCAAGCCCGCCGGCCGCTGGGAGGACGGCCCCGGGGGGAAGGTCTTCCTCGTCGAAGGAACCCCCTACCACCTCGTCGACGCGCTCGATCCCGCCGAGGAGACCGACGCGGGCGCCTATGCGCGCCGGGCCTCGGCCGTCCTCGAGGACGTGCTCCGCCGCGGGCGCCGGCCCATCGTCTGCGGCGGCACCGGCCTCTATGTGCGCGCCCTCCTCGAGGGGCTCGCCCCTCTGCCTCCCCGGGACCCCGCGCTCCGCGCGGAGCTCGAGCGCCGCGCCGCGGCCGAAGGCCGCGCCGCTTTGCACGCGGAGCTCGAGCGCCGAGACCCGGACGCCGCGCGGGCGATCCCGCCCAACAACCTCCAGCGCGTCGTGCGCGCGCTCGAGGTGTGCGCGCTGACCGGCAAGCCCTTCAGCGCGCTCGCCGTCCGCCCGCCCGCGGGGGAGCGGCGCGCCGAGTATCTGGCCGTCGAGCGGAGCCCCGCGGAGCTGCGCGAACGCATCCGCGCGCGCACGCAGGAGATGTTCCCCAGGATGGTGGAGGAGGTCCGCCGCCTCGTCCCCACGCGTCTGCGCGGCGACGAACCGGGTTTCCGCTGCCTCGGCTATCCCGAAGCCGTCGCCTGCGCGGCGGGCCGCCTCGCTCCCGCGGAAGGTCTCGCCGGGATGCTGCGCGCGACCCTCGCGTACGCGAAGCGCCAGCGCACCTGGTTCCGCGGTCAGACGGACGCCCGCTGGCTGGCGCCCGACGCGGACCTCGACGCCCTCGCGGGGGAGCTCCGATGA
- a CDS encoding MiaB/RimO family radical SAM methylthiotransferase, with protein sequence MKLHVLSFGCQMNEADALELSYPFLARGFEPCAVLADADAVLVNTCTVRAHAEHRAVSAVGRLEAWKAARPGRLVVVAGCAAERLGPELRRRFPFVDLVLGARSVEETPALIARALEERGAGPAATDVRPPPGISAYLTVARGCGFACAYCIVPSVRGPDRPRALDRVLEEARRLADGGARELVLLGQTVNGWKDREGRVFADLLRALAEVPGVLRLRFMSPHPLFLDEALAAAMAEIPAVCPQLHLPVQSGSDRVLAAMGRGYTCADFLSRVRSVRARVSGLALSTDLLVGFPGETAEDFRGTLSLIDEAELAGAYCFKYSPREGTPSFALADDVEPRVKEERHALLLERAEGRRSAELRSWVGRSVEVLLETPTGGRTPQFHPARFASPAGAPGTLVEAEVTGCSQAGLLVQAARRRPLP encoded by the coding sequence GTGAAGCTGCACGTGCTGAGCTTCGGCTGCCAGATGAACGAGGCCGACGCGCTCGAGCTCTCCTACCCTTTCCTCGCGCGCGGCTTCGAGCCCTGCGCCGTCCTCGCCGACGCGGACGCGGTGCTCGTCAACACCTGCACCGTCCGCGCGCACGCCGAGCATCGCGCGGTCTCGGCGGTCGGCCGGCTCGAGGCCTGGAAGGCCGCGCGGCCCGGCCGCCTCGTGGTCGTGGCCGGCTGCGCGGCCGAGCGCCTCGGCCCGGAGCTACGCCGCCGCTTCCCGTTCGTGGACCTCGTGCTCGGCGCCCGCTCCGTGGAAGAGACGCCCGCGCTCATCGCCCGCGCGCTCGAGGAGCGCGGAGCCGGTCCCGCCGCGACGGACGTCCGCCCGCCGCCCGGGATCTCCGCCTACCTCACCGTCGCGCGCGGCTGCGGCTTCGCCTGCGCCTACTGCATCGTGCCCTCGGTGCGCGGCCCCGACCGGCCGCGCGCCCTCGACCGGGTGCTCGAGGAGGCCCGTCGTCTGGCCGACGGAGGAGCCCGCGAGCTCGTCCTGCTCGGGCAGACCGTCAACGGCTGGAAGGACCGCGAGGGGCGCGTCTTCGCGGACCTGCTGCGCGCGCTCGCGGAGGTCCCCGGAGTGCTGCGCCTGCGCTTCATGAGCCCGCATCCGCTCTTCCTCGATGAGGCCCTCGCCGCGGCGATGGCGGAGATCCCCGCCGTCTGCCCGCAGCTGCACCTCCCCGTGCAGTCGGGCTCCGACCGCGTCCTCGCCGCGATGGGCCGCGGCTACACCTGCGCGGATTTCCTCTCGCGGGTCCGCTCCGTGCGCGCGCGCGTGAGCGGCCTCGCGCTCAGCACCGACCTCCTCGTCGGCTTCCCCGGCGAGACCGCGGAGGACTTCCGCGGGACGCTCTCGCTCATCGACGAAGCGGAGCTCGCCGGCGCCTACTGCTTCAAGTACTCGCCGCGCGAGGGGACGCCCTCCTTCGCCCTCGCCGACGACGTCGAGCCCCGGGTCAAGGAGGAGCGCCACGCGCTCCTCCTCGAGCGCGCCGAAGGCCGGCGCAGCGCCGAGCTGCGCTCCTGGGTCGGCCGCTCGGTCGAGGTCCTGCTCGAGACCCCGACGGGGGGACGGACCCCGCAGTTCCATCCCGCGCGCTTCGCGTCGCCGGCCGGCGCGCCGGGGACGCTCGTCGAAGCGGAAGTCACCGGGTGTTCTCAGGCGGGGCTCTTGGTCCAGGCCGCTCGGCGCCGTCCTCTCCCATAG
- the hflX gene encoding GTPase HflX: MSPVETRPLERVLLVGAYLRAADPARSEESFAELERLTETAGGLVVDRIVQRLERYHPGTLLGSGKIEEIARAVRAARARTVIVDRDLSPAQQKTLERELDAKIIDRTRLILDIFARRARTREGELQVELAQLSYMLPRLTGSWRGFSQQVGGIGTRGPGERKLEYERRHIQLRISHLKNDIERVRRQRAVQRRRRLSIPVPSVAIIGYTNVGKSSLLNALIRMSDSAREERTKAAGAARPSNRALVYADDKLFATLDPTTRRVRLPQGGWAVFTDTVGFISNLPTALVAAFRSTLEEVLEADCVLILEDASSPEAQAQRATVEGVLRELGADGIPRLAAANKSDVLDAGRRAALEREDRLLVSAKTGAGLEALLEGVQGVLNHRWLLREAVVEPDGALIDFLHRSAQVLELRPEGGRLNARLRVTRENWSRILHRLGNPAPGTPPGIPE; this comes from the coding sequence ATGAGCCCCGTCGAGACGCGGCCGCTGGAACGGGTGCTCCTCGTCGGCGCGTACCTGCGCGCCGCGGACCCGGCGCGCTCGGAGGAGAGCTTCGCGGAGCTCGAGCGGCTGACCGAGACGGCCGGCGGCCTCGTCGTCGACCGCATCGTCCAGCGCCTGGAGCGCTACCATCCCGGCACGCTCCTGGGCAGCGGGAAGATCGAGGAGATCGCCCGCGCGGTCCGCGCGGCCCGCGCGCGCACGGTGATCGTCGACCGCGACCTCTCGCCGGCGCAGCAGAAGACGCTCGAACGCGAGCTCGACGCGAAGATCATCGACCGCACCCGGCTCATCCTCGACATCTTCGCCCGGCGCGCCCGCACCCGCGAAGGCGAGCTGCAGGTGGAGCTCGCCCAGCTCTCCTATATGCTGCCCCGGCTCACCGGCTCCTGGCGCGGCTTCTCGCAGCAGGTCGGAGGCATCGGCACGCGCGGGCCCGGCGAGCGCAAGCTCGAGTACGAGCGCCGCCACATCCAGCTGCGCATCTCCCATCTCAAGAACGACATCGAGCGCGTGCGCCGCCAGCGCGCGGTCCAGCGCCGACGGCGGCTCTCCATCCCGGTGCCCTCCGTCGCCATCATCGGCTACACGAACGTCGGGAAGTCGAGCCTCCTCAACGCGCTCATCCGCATGTCGGACTCCGCGCGCGAGGAACGGACGAAGGCGGCGGGCGCCGCGCGGCCCTCCAACCGCGCCCTCGTCTACGCCGACGACAAGCTCTTCGCGACGCTCGACCCCACGACCCGACGCGTGCGCCTTCCCCAGGGAGGCTGGGCGGTCTTCACCGACACCGTCGGCTTCATCTCCAACCTCCCCACCGCGCTCGTCGCGGCGTTCCGCTCCACGCTCGAGGAGGTCCTCGAAGCGGACTGCGTGCTCATCCTCGAGGACGCCTCTTCGCCCGAGGCCCAGGCCCAGCGCGCGACCGTCGAAGGCGTCCTGCGCGAGCTCGGAGCCGACGGGATCCCGCGCCTCGCCGCGGCGAACAAGTCGGACGTCCTCGACGCCGGGCGCCGCGCCGCGCTCGAGCGCGAGGACCGTCTGCTCGTCTCGGCGAAGACCGGCGCGGGGCTCGAGGCCCTGCTCGAAGGCGTCCAGGGAGTCCTCAACCACCGGTGGCTGCTGCGCGAGGCCGTCGTGGAGCCCGACGGCGCCCTCATCGACTTCCTCCATCGCTCCGCCCAGGTCCTGGAACTCCGGCCGGAAGGAGGCCGCCTCAACGCCCGGCTGCGCGTCACCCGGGAGAACTGGAGCCGCATCCTCCACAGGCTCGGGAATCCCGCGCCCGGGACTCCTCCCGGGATTCCCGAGTAG
- a CDS encoding aspartate ammonia-lyase yields MKTRIEKDTLGERRVPASAYYGIQTLRALENFPVSGLRAHPSLVRAYAEVKRACAVANRECRALDARRARAIVRACDEVVAGALAGQFVVDVYQAGAGTSFNMNVNEVLANRALERLGRRRGDYAALHPNDHVNMSQSTNDTFPTALRVAALRQTTALCAVLDAFADSLAVKAREFRRVRKAARTHLQDAVPISLGQEFAAYAAAVRACASELARRARLLEDVPLGGTAAGTGANTPAGFRRRAVRALARSTGLALKPARDMRFGLQSHQPFTALSGALRELALELIRISGDLRLLASGPVAGLGELRLPAVQPGSSIMPGKSNPALLEGLSMLCFQAVGRDLSVGLAAQAGQLDLNVMTPLTAYDLLDTMGLFLNFLPSVEERCLRGIEADAARCRANAERTPSLAALLNPRIGYARAADVFKDALRRGRGVRDLVLERGLLSAREFDELTDPYLREKP; encoded by the coding sequence ATGAAAACTCGGATCGAGAAAGACACCCTCGGCGAGCGCCGCGTCCCGGCCTCGGCCTACTACGGGATCCAGACCCTGCGCGCCCTCGAGAACTTCCCGGTCTCGGGTCTGCGCGCGCACCCCTCGCTCGTGCGCGCCTACGCCGAAGTGAAGAGGGCCTGCGCGGTGGCGAACCGGGAGTGCCGGGCGCTCGACGCGCGGCGCGCGCGCGCGATCGTCCGCGCCTGCGACGAGGTCGTCGCGGGAGCGCTCGCCGGCCAGTTCGTCGTCGACGTCTACCAGGCGGGCGCCGGAACCTCCTTCAACATGAACGTCAACGAGGTCCTCGCCAACCGCGCGCTCGAGCGCCTCGGCCGCCGGCGGGGGGACTACGCCGCCCTCCACCCCAACGACCACGTGAACATGTCGCAGAGCACCAACGACACCTTCCCGACCGCCCTGCGCGTCGCCGCACTGCGGCAGACGACGGCGCTGTGCGCGGTCCTCGACGCGTTCGCCGATTCCCTCGCCGTCAAAGCGCGGGAGTTCCGCAGGGTCCGCAAGGCCGCGCGCACGCACCTGCAGGACGCGGTGCCGATCTCCCTGGGACAGGAGTTCGCGGCCTACGCCGCGGCGGTCCGTGCGTGCGCCTCGGAGCTCGCACGGCGCGCGCGGCTCCTCGAGGACGTCCCGCTGGGGGGGACCGCGGCGGGGACGGGTGCGAACACGCCCGCCGGCTTCCGCCGCCGGGCCGTGCGCGCGCTCGCGCGCTCGACGGGCCTCGCGCTCAAGCCCGCTCGGGACATGCGCTTCGGCCTGCAGAGCCATCAGCCCTTCACGGCCCTCTCCGGCGCCCTGCGCGAGCTCGCGCTCGAGCTCATCCGCATCTCGGGCGACCTCCGACTGCTCGCCTCGGGCCCGGTCGCAGGCCTCGGCGAGCTGCGCCTGCCCGCGGTCCAGCCGGGCTCCTCGATCATGCCGGGGAAGAGCAACCCGGCGCTGCTCGAGGGACTCTCCATGCTCTGCTTCCAGGCGGTCGGCCGCGACCTCTCCGTCGGCCTCGCGGCCCAGGCGGGACAGCTCGACCTCAACGTGATGACGCCGCTCACCGCCTACGACCTGCTCGACACGATGGGCCTTTTCCTGAACTTCCTGCCTTCGGTGGAGGAGCGCTGCCTGCGGGGCATCGAGGCCGACGCCGCGCGCTGCCGCGCGAACGCGGAGCGGACACCGTCGCTCGCGGCGCTCCTCAACCCCCGCATCGGCTACGCGCGCGCGGCCGACGTCTTCAAGGACGCTCTGCGGCGCGGCCGCGGCGTACGGGACCTCGTGCTCGAGCGCGGCCTCCTGAGCGCGCGGGAATTCGACGAGCTCACCGACCCGTATCTTCGAGAGAAGCCCTGA
- a CDS encoding PilZ domain-containing protein, with product MIHKNGKHSNERRRHRRFTIVHDLVEPIVLRYAEPKGGKGEGVPKHLRTQPAILTNLSAGGMQLLTFLAPPHTKVFKMTLTIPGLDHLPIEGKVVRVSKKGEIFNVGIQFTKIAQKYQNKINRMADDDADCQTRISLGLPEACVPVCGFHPMCSKTQKAPHWPPRA from the coding sequence GTGATACACAAGAACGGCAAGCACAGCAACGAGCGGCGCAGGCATCGCCGCTTCACGATCGTCCACGACCTCGTCGAGCCGATCGTCCTGCGCTACGCCGAGCCGAAGGGCGGGAAGGGCGAGGGCGTGCCGAAGCACCTGCGCACGCAGCCCGCGATCCTCACCAACCTCTCCGCCGGCGGCATGCAGCTGCTCACCTTCCTCGCCCCGCCCCACACGAAGGTCTTCAAGATGACGCTGACCATCCCCGGCCTCGACCACCTGCCCATCGAGGGAAAGGTCGTCCGCGTCTCCAAGAAAGGAGAGATCTTCAACGTCGGCATCCAGTTCACGAAGATCGCCCAGAAGTACCAGAACAAGATCAACCGCATGGCCGACGACGACGCCGACTGCCAGACCCGCATCTCTCTCGGCCTGCCGGAAGCCTGCGTCCCCGTCTGCGGCTTCCACCCGATGTGCTCGAAGACGCAGAAGGCGCCGCACTGGCCTCCCCGAGCCTAG
- a CDS encoding glycosyltransferase family 39 protein gives MLQKQASSAPADAAAAARRTARFLVPAALALLFLLHAGLREHGRRLPMMSDEGEYACQARLLAEGGVPYRDAFNQKPPMVFFLYRAAFGLFGENEEAPRLLATLFGCATLLALFFLLPGRWGTAPRLCAAASFAVLSTEPMGDFSFAANTEVFLCAWLAFCALWARKAWEGGGTRAALLAGLFAGAGLATKQTALWAALALGACAALHAPRGARARVAAAFALGGALVPAAFAAYFLARGGLPALVEQALRRNLDYAGLLAVPGGARMQLGWFARTLAPQMLFGNWPLLLLALFGLAARPAGEDAPLERLCALWLAAALLGALTGLFLFPHYFLPAAPPLALCAALGVRRLSARLPRAALLIGLLAALYPAAAWSTVYFREGPERVARRLLYPNPLYEARAAADFIRENSAETDRVYVFGSEPQLYFRARRRWATPHIFVYPLTLFPRGMGDAEAELARLREAPPRFLVYSTFPASTLVATAPGRRLEEGVRDLLARRYRPRGWVQALPDGMRDELGKEAPAGTPADALLVYERSR, from the coding sequence ATGTTACAAAAACAAGCATCGTCCGCCCCCGCGGACGCTGCCGCCGCGGCCCGACGCACCGCCCGGTTCCTCGTCCCCGCCGCCCTCGCCCTCCTCTTCCTCCTCCACGCCGGACTGCGCGAGCACGGACGGCGTCTGCCGATGATGAGCGACGAGGGAGAGTACGCCTGCCAGGCGCGCCTGCTCGCGGAGGGCGGGGTGCCCTACCGCGACGCGTTCAACCAGAAGCCCCCGATGGTGTTCTTCCTGTACCGCGCGGCCTTCGGACTCTTCGGAGAGAACGAGGAGGCGCCGCGGCTCCTGGCGACGCTCTTCGGCTGCGCGACGCTCCTCGCGCTCTTCTTCCTGCTCCCCGGACGGTGGGGGACCGCTCCGCGGCTGTGCGCGGCCGCATCCTTCGCCGTCCTCTCCACCGAGCCGATGGGCGACTTCTCCTTCGCCGCGAACACGGAGGTCTTCCTCTGCGCCTGGCTCGCCTTCTGCGCGCTGTGGGCGCGGAAGGCGTGGGAGGGCGGGGGGACGCGCGCCGCCCTCCTCGCGGGCCTCTTCGCGGGCGCGGGGCTGGCGACCAAGCAGACCGCGCTCTGGGCGGCGCTCGCGCTGGGCGCGTGCGCGGCCCTGCACGCGCCGCGCGGCGCGCGCGCGCGCGTCGCCGCCGCCTTCGCGCTCGGCGGGGCGCTGGTCCCGGCGGCGTTCGCCGCGTACTTCCTGGCGCGCGGCGGCCTCCCGGCGCTCGTCGAGCAAGCCCTGCGGCGCAACCTCGATTACGCGGGACTGCTCGCCGTCCCGGGCGGGGCCCGCATGCAGCTCGGATGGTTCGCGCGCACGCTCGCGCCGCAGATGCTCTTCGGGAACTGGCCTCTGCTCCTCCTCGCGCTCTTCGGCCTCGCCGCCCGGCCCGCCGGGGAGGACGCCCCCCTCGAGCGTCTGTGCGCGCTCTGGCTCGCGGCCGCGCTGCTCGGGGCGCTCACCGGCCTCTTCCTCTTCCCGCACTACTTCCTGCCGGCCGCGCCGCCGCTCGCGCTCTGCGCCGCGCTCGGCGTGCGGAGGCTCTCGGCCCGTCTCCCGCGCGCCGCGCTGCTCATCGGACTCCTCGCCGCGCTCTATCCGGCCGCCGCGTGGTCGACCGTCTACTTCCGGGAAGGACCCGAACGCGTCGCGCGGCGGCTCCTCTATCCGAACCCGCTCTACGAGGCCCGCGCCGCCGCAGACTTCATCCGGGAGAACAGCGCGGAGACCGACCGCGTCTACGTCTTCGGCTCCGAGCCCCAGCTCTATTTCCGCGCGCGCCGACGCTGGGCCACGCCGCACATCTTCGTCTATCCGCTCACGCTCTTCCCGCGCGGGATGGGGGACGCCGAGGCGGAGCTCGCGCGCCTGCGTGAAGCGCCCCCGCGCTTCCTCGTCTACTCGACTTTCCCGGCGTCCACCCTCGTGGCCACGGCCCCGGGACGACGGCTCGAGGAAGGGGTGCGGGACCTGCTCGCACGGCGCTACCGTCCGCGCGGCTGGGTGCAGGCCCTCCCCGACGGGATGCGCGACGAGCTCGGGAAAGAGGCTCCCGCGGGCACGCCCGCCGACGCGCTCCTCGTCTACGAGAGGTCCCGGTGA